Proteins encoded by one window of Streptacidiphilus sp. PB12-B1b:
- a CDS encoding glycosyltransferase family 39 protein: MSAIVEDSLRDSSGTPRPDGRRWRPAWRFWRSPAGQPGWARPALLAVAVVAAVLYTWNITSSGYAYFYSDAVKSMSVSWKALLFGALDPGATITPDKIAGSFVPQALSARIFGFHAWAVTLPQCVEGVISVLVMYRVVRRWSGPRAGLAAAGLFTFTPVAASMFGHSMEDGFLVFCLVMAADCYQRAVLDARLRSLLLAGVWVGIGFQAKMLQAWMILPALAVGYAVAAPVRLPRRLGHLLAAGAVCAAVSLSWVALMTVVPARDRPYVDGSTNNSAVAMVFGYNGLERFGIHVPGAVAGMGGGAPGGGSGAGAGLRGSSGAGGFPGGGTSGAQAGGSGGFPGAGSAAGAGGAAGSAPGGGTASGGPGGASGQAGTPGSAGTGGAGVPSGGVPGGSGAGGTFPGGRALPGGGHGGGFGGMSGSGWLKLFQGRFAPQIGWMYPFALVGLGFGLWWRRRAGRTDRLRGGYLMWGTWLVTVGLVFSRMSSIPHTAYMATLAPPLAALAGAGGVLMWDAYRKGARSGWALPVAVAAETAWSWYLSSAETGFLPWLRWLALAAGLVGLAALVWRRAPRRARSRVLAVGAAAALVGAVLTPVAWSASVLDPEYSGSAFDAGAGPSARGTIGTPGGTVTTRLTADQRKLYDYVKARQKGARYVLATDGWNAASPYILATGDTIMPMGGFSGSIPQPSLTAFESLVRHGQLRYVLISGGARGGFPGAGGGGGTGSVTAIDSWVRSHCTETPSTSYGVSAASATASASMGFFRSAGGEGTGTLYACGSPA; encoded by the coding sequence TTGTCTGCGATCGTCGAGGATTCCCTACGGGATTCCTCCGGTACCCCCCGCCCGGACGGCCGCAGGTGGCGTCCGGCCTGGCGCTTCTGGCGCTCCCCGGCCGGGCAGCCCGGCTGGGCCAGGCCGGCGCTGCTGGCCGTCGCCGTGGTGGCAGCGGTGCTGTACACCTGGAACATCACCTCCTCCGGCTACGCGTACTTCTACTCCGACGCGGTCAAGAGCATGTCGGTCAGCTGGAAGGCGCTGCTGTTCGGGGCGTTGGACCCGGGCGCGACCATCACGCCGGACAAGATCGCCGGATCCTTCGTGCCGCAGGCGCTGTCCGCCCGGATCTTCGGGTTCCACGCCTGGGCGGTGACGCTGCCGCAGTGCGTCGAGGGCGTGATCAGCGTCCTGGTGATGTACCGGGTGGTCCGCCGCTGGTCCGGCCCCCGGGCCGGTCTGGCCGCCGCGGGGCTGTTCACCTTCACCCCGGTGGCCGCCTCGATGTTCGGGCACTCCATGGAGGACGGCTTCCTCGTCTTCTGCCTGGTCATGGCGGCCGACTGCTACCAGCGGGCGGTCCTTGACGCACGGCTGCGCTCCCTGCTGCTCGCCGGTGTGTGGGTGGGCATCGGCTTCCAGGCCAAGATGCTGCAGGCGTGGATGATCCTTCCCGCCCTCGCCGTCGGCTACGCGGTGGCCGCGCCGGTGCGGCTGCCGCGCAGGCTCGGGCACCTGCTGGCGGCCGGGGCGGTGTGCGCGGCGGTGTCGCTGTCCTGGGTGGCCCTGATGACCGTGGTACCGGCCCGGGACCGCCCGTACGTGGACGGCAGCACCAACAACAGCGCGGTGGCCATGGTCTTCGGCTACAACGGGCTGGAGCGCTTCGGCATCCACGTACCGGGGGCCGTCGCCGGGATGGGCGGCGGTGCGCCGGGCGGCGGCAGCGGCGCGGGGGCCGGTCTGCGCGGCTCCTCCGGTGCGGGCGGCTTCCCCGGCGGGGGGACGAGCGGCGCTCAGGCAGGCGGCTCCGGCGGCTTCCCGGGGGCCGGGTCGGCTGCGGGTGCCGGAGGCGCAGCCGGTTCCGCGCCGGGCGGCGGTACCGCTTCGGGCGGGCCGGGCGGAGCGTCCGGCCAGGCCGGGACGCCCGGATCGGCGGGTACGGGCGGCGCCGGTGTGCCGAGCGGCGGTGTGCCGGGCGGCTCCGGGGCCGGGGGCACCTTTCCCGGGGGCCGGGCGCTGCCGGGCGGCGGGCACGGCGGCGGCTTCGGCGGCATGAGCGGCTCGGGCTGGCTGAAGCTGTTCCAGGGTCGGTTCGCACCACAGATCGGCTGGATGTACCCGTTCGCGCTGGTCGGACTGGGCTTCGGCCTGTGGTGGCGGCGCAGGGCCGGGCGCACCGACCGGCTGCGCGGCGGCTACCTGATGTGGGGGACGTGGCTGGTCACCGTCGGCCTGGTGTTCAGCAGGATGAGTTCGATCCCGCACACCGCCTACATGGCGACGCTCGCGCCTCCGCTGGCGGCGCTGGCCGGGGCCGGCGGCGTGCTGATGTGGGACGCCTACCGCAAGGGCGCCCGCAGCGGCTGGGCGCTGCCGGTCGCGGTCGCCGCCGAGACGGCGTGGAGCTGGTACCTCAGTTCCGCGGAGACCGGTTTCCTGCCCTGGCTGCGCTGGCTGGCCCTGGCCGCCGGACTGGTCGGGCTGGCCGCCCTGGTGTGGCGCAGGGCCCCGCGCCGGGCACGCTCCCGGGTCCTGGCCGTCGGCGCCGCCGCCGCCCTGGTCGGCGCGGTGCTGACCCCGGTCGCCTGGTCGGCCTCGGTGCTCGACCCCGAGTACTCCGGCAGTGCCTTCGACGCCGGCGCCGGGCCCTCGGCCAGGGGCACCATCGGAACGCCCGGCGGTACGGTCACCACCCGGCTCACCGCCGACCAGCGCAAGCTCTACGACTACGTCAAGGCCCGGCAGAAGGGCGCGCGGTACGTCCTGGCGACGGACGGCTGGAACGCGGCGTCCCCGTACATCCTGGCCACCGGCGACACGATCATGCCTATGGGCGGCTTCAGCGGCTCCATCCCGCAGCCCTCGCTGACCGCCTTCGAGTCCCTGGTCCGGCACGGGCAGCTGCGGTACGTGCTGATCTCCGGCGGCGCGCGGGGCGGCTTCCCCGGCGCGGGCGGGGGAGGGGGCACCGGTTCCGTCACCGCCATCGACAGCTGGGTGCGGAGCCACTGCACCGAGACGCCCTCCACCAGCTACGGGGTCAGCGCCGCCTCCGCCACGGCGTCAGCCTCGATGGGCTTCTTCCGGTCCGCCGGAGGCGAGGGCACCGGCACCCTGTACGCGTGCGGTTCCCCGGCCTGA
- a CDS encoding SRPBCC family protein produces the protein MSTVKESVEVAVPVHTAYNQWTLFEEFPRFMEGVEEIVQIDDRHSHWRTKVAGASREFDTEIIDQLPDERIAWRTVGGEASQRGLVTFQRLDDGHTKVNLTMDFEPEGMVEKAGDMLGVVDRRVKGDMKRFKSFIEDKGMAEGSWRGRITPA, from the coding sequence GTGAGCACAGTGAAGGAATCCGTCGAGGTCGCGGTGCCGGTCCACACCGCCTACAACCAGTGGACCCTGTTCGAGGAGTTCCCCCGGTTCATGGAGGGGGTCGAGGAGATCGTCCAGATCGACGACCGCCACAGCCACTGGCGCACCAAGGTCGCCGGCGCGTCGCGGGAGTTCGACACCGAGATCATCGACCAGCTGCCCGACGAGCGCATCGCCTGGCGCACCGTCGGCGGCGAGGCCAGCCAGCGCGGGCTGGTCACCTTCCAGCGCCTCGACGACGGGCACACCAAGGTCAACCTGACGATGGACTTCGAGCCGGAGGGCATGGTCGAGAAGGCCGGCGACATGCTCGGCGTCGTCGACCGTCGGGTCAAGGGCGACATGAAGCGCTTCAAGTCCTTCATCGAGGACAAGGGCATGGCCGAGGGCAGCTGGCGCGGCCGGATCACCCCGGCCTGA
- a CDS encoding DUF3618 domain-containing protein, whose amino-acid sequence MSNDPKAETGSPSPEELREAVEETRGELGRTVDQLASKADVKRRAKDRAAELGAQAQEAAADAKNQAQQAAADMAQRARDTVRASEPAREKAAAVASSITDSGAAAAAKVWARTPEPVTDATEAAAGAVRRNPGPAIAAALVAAAIAFVLVRRGLR is encoded by the coding sequence ATGAGCAACGACCCGAAGGCCGAGACCGGCAGCCCCTCCCCCGAGGAACTGCGTGAGGCCGTGGAGGAGACCCGCGGCGAGCTGGGACGCACGGTCGACCAGCTGGCGTCCAAGGCCGACGTGAAGCGCCGCGCCAAGGACCGGGCCGCCGAGCTCGGGGCCCAGGCTCAGGAGGCGGCCGCCGACGCGAAGAACCAGGCCCAGCAGGCCGCGGCCGACATGGCCCAGCGCGCCCGGGACACGGTGCGGGCGTCCGAGCCCGCGCGCGAGAAGGCCGCCGCGGTCGCCTCCAGCATCACCGACAGCGGCGCCGCGGCAGCCGCCAAGGTATGGGCCCGCACCCCGGAGCCGGTCACCGACGCCACCGAGGCCGCCGCCGGCGCCGTACGCCGCAACCCCGGCCCGGCGATCGCCGCGGCGCTGGTGGCGGCCGCGATCGCCTTCGTGCTGGTGCGCCGCGGACTCCGCTGA
- a CDS encoding phage holin family protein → MEHLEHTAAPRTDDPSAGELVSRVTQQLSQLVREEMQLAQAEMKEKGKRFGIGGGLFGAAGLLAFLGLATLVTAAVIALALVLPWWASALIVAGVLLLVAAALAAAGKKEVDRASPPVPEQALTGLKADVTTIKENAKR, encoded by the coding sequence ATGGAACACCTGGAGCACACGGCGGCCCCACGGACCGACGACCCCTCGGCAGGGGAGCTGGTCTCCCGCGTCACCCAGCAGCTCTCGCAACTGGTACGCGAGGAAATGCAGCTGGCGCAGGCCGAGATGAAGGAGAAGGGCAAGCGGTTCGGTATCGGCGGCGGCCTGTTCGGCGCCGCGGGACTGCTGGCCTTCCTGGGCCTGGCGACCCTGGTCACCGCCGCCGTCATCGCCCTGGCGCTGGTACTGCCGTGGTGGGCGTCGGCGCTCATCGTCGCCGGCGTCCTGCTGCTGGTCGCCGCCGCGCTGGCGGCGGCCGGGAAGAAGGAAGTGGACCGGGCCTCGCCGCCCGTGCCCGAGCAGGCCCTCACCGGCCTGAAGGCCGACGTCACCACCATCAAGGAGAACGCGAAGCGATGA
- a CDS encoding DUF1345 domain-containing protein, producing MGHPREEARTRHPRHERRGEARLPAVAATLAAMALYVLLPQNLLFAPRYVLPALELLLLVPLVVVNPRRMTRQTRISRVLSLALVAVIAASNLVALGILVHDLVSAGVQNGDSLLVAALQVWLTNIIVFGLAYWELDRGGPVSRTQVPREELPLADFRFSQDENHDTVQEVADGSSITTDWVPTLTDYLYVSVTNSTAFSPTDTMPLSARVKLMMGVQSIAALLTSLLVIARAVSILH from the coding sequence ATGGGTCACCCGCGCGAGGAAGCACGGACCAGGCATCCGCGCCACGAACGGCGCGGCGAGGCCCGGCTGCCCGCGGTGGCCGCCACGCTGGCGGCCATGGCGCTGTACGTGCTGCTGCCGCAGAACCTGCTGTTCGCACCGCGTTACGTCCTGCCCGCCCTGGAGCTGCTGCTGCTGGTCCCGCTGGTGGTGGTCAACCCCCGGCGGATGACCCGGCAGACCAGGATCTCCCGGGTGCTCTCGCTGGCGCTGGTGGCGGTGATCGCGGCCAGCAACCTGGTCGCGCTGGGCATCCTCGTCCACGACCTGGTCTCGGCCGGCGTGCAGAACGGCGACTCGCTGCTGGTGGCCGCCCTGCAGGTCTGGCTCACCAACATCATCGTCTTCGGCCTGGCCTACTGGGAGCTGGACCGCGGCGGCCCCGTCAGCCGCACCCAGGTGCCGCGCGAGGAACTCCCGCTGGCGGACTTCCGCTTCTCCCAGGACGAGAACCACGACACCGTGCAGGAAGTCGCCGACGGCTCCAGCATCACCACCGACTGGGTGCCCACCCTCACCGACTACCTGTACGTCTCGGTGACCAACTCGACCGCGTTCAGCCCCACCGACACCATGCCGCTGTCCGCCCGGGTCAAGCTCATGATGGGCGTCCAGAGCATCGCCGCCCTGCTCACCTCCCTGCTGGTGATCGCCCGCGCGGTCAGCATCCTGCACTGA
- a CDS encoding MEDS domain-containing protein, which translates to MTRQGGERQVQDMGHGDHLCLAFADDAEQRRVVTAYLAAGLQRGERVLYFADLNEPGQVLGWLEAAGADPGAALGRGQLTVTTADDSYLAAGSFDADTMVATLQQEVHDALAAGWNGLRVSGEMGWALRGVPGAEQLGAYETKVNAVFAGRPALAICQYDARRFGTAQLHEFDRRHPGAVELDALYSDAALRLVPAFRAGQRALRVVGTVDYRTTEALAGVLETVLGWPGDVWVDMSALEFIDLAGMRALARAAERLPAGRRMHVVELAPMLCQVVSVIGWDEHPSLTVSAGEGPA; encoded by the coding sequence ATGACGCGACAGGGCGGAGAACGCCAGGTCCAGGACATGGGCCATGGCGATCATTTGTGCCTCGCGTTCGCCGACGACGCCGAGCAGCGCCGGGTGGTGACCGCCTACCTGGCGGCGGGCCTCCAGCGCGGCGAGCGGGTGCTGTACTTCGCCGACCTGAACGAGCCGGGGCAGGTGCTGGGCTGGCTGGAGGCGGCCGGGGCCGACCCGGGCGCGGCGCTGGGGCGCGGACAGCTGACGGTGACCACCGCCGACGACAGCTATCTGGCGGCCGGCTCCTTCGACGCCGACACCATGGTCGCCACCCTGCAGCAGGAGGTCCACGACGCCCTGGCGGCCGGCTGGAACGGCCTGCGGGTCAGCGGTGAGATGGGCTGGGCGCTGCGCGGGGTGCCCGGAGCGGAGCAGCTGGGCGCGTACGAGACCAAGGTGAACGCGGTCTTCGCCGGACGCCCGGCCCTGGCGATCTGCCAGTACGACGCCCGCCGCTTCGGCACCGCGCAGCTGCACGAGTTCGACCGCCGCCACCCCGGCGCGGTGGAGCTGGACGCGCTGTACAGCGATGCCGCGCTGCGGCTGGTGCCGGCCTTCCGGGCCGGTCAGCGGGCACTGCGGGTGGTGGGCACGGTGGACTACCGCACCACCGAGGCCTTGGCCGGGGTGCTGGAGACGGTACTGGGCTGGCCCGGGGACGTCTGGGTGGACATGAGCGCCCTGGAGTTCATCGACCTGGCCGGGATGCGGGCGCTGGCCCGCGCCGCCGAGCGGCTTCCGGCCGGGCGGCGGATGCACGTGGTGGAGCTGGCGCCGATGCTGTGCCAGGTGGTCAGCGTGATCGGCTGGGACGAGCACCCCTCGCTGACCGTCAGCGCGGGGGAGGGGCCCGCATGA
- a CDS encoding sensor histidine kinase, producing MTGTTTGRPARAVRGGAVPGRARRGRVHRGLVHQGLVYGDDEAFLDATVPFCLDGLEQGDAVLAVTTDANIGLLRRALKDAAEDIEFVDADQWYRAPGRTLGAYHRYVDRHAAGDRPRRTRVIGEPVWHGRDALERAEWARYESVINVAFADCPAWIICPYDTRVLPDEVVAGARRTHPQLVTGPAPHASDRYAAPDAAAGPWTRGLAPAPADGGGAALRFGAELAPVRAFVAREAASLGLPGSGVRRLVFAVNEVATNAVQHGAGGRVAVRRSGRRIVCDVTNPGGGDVDWYLGYLPPGPEQQRGHGLWTVRQLCDLVEVVADRGTTTVRVQLSLP from the coding sequence ATGACCGGCACGACGACCGGGCGCCCCGCGCGCGCGGTGCGCGGCGGTGCGGTGCCGGGCCGGGCGCGCCGGGGACGGGTCCACCGGGGCCTGGTGCACCAGGGCCTGGTCTACGGGGACGACGAGGCGTTCCTGGACGCCACGGTGCCGTTCTGCCTCGACGGCCTGGAGCAGGGCGACGCGGTCCTGGCGGTGACGACCGACGCCAACATCGGCCTGCTGCGCCGGGCGCTGAAGGACGCCGCCGAGGACATCGAGTTCGTCGACGCCGACCAGTGGTACCGGGCGCCGGGCCGCACGCTGGGCGCCTACCACCGCTATGTCGACCGGCACGCCGCCGGTGACCGGCCCCGCCGGACGCGGGTGATCGGCGAGCCGGTGTGGCACGGCCGCGACGCGCTGGAACGGGCCGAGTGGGCCCGCTACGAGTCGGTGATCAACGTCGCCTTCGCCGACTGCCCCGCGTGGATCATCTGCCCCTACGACACCCGGGTGCTGCCGGATGAGGTGGTGGCCGGCGCCCGGCGCACCCATCCGCAGCTGGTGACAGGCCCGGCCCCACACGCCAGCGACCGCTATGCCGCGCCCGACGCGGCAGCCGGCCCCTGGACGCGCGGGCTCGCCCCGGCGCCCGCCGACGGCGGCGGGGCCGCGCTCCGCTTCGGCGCCGAGCTGGCCCCGGTACGGGCCTTCGTGGCCCGTGAGGCCGCGTCCCTGGGCCTGCCCGGCAGCGGCGTGCGGCGGCTGGTCTTTGCCGTCAACGAGGTCGCCACCAACGCCGTCCAGCACGGCGCCGGCGGACGGGTGGCCGTGCGCCGCAGCGGGCGCCGCATCGTCTGCGACGTCACCAACCCCGGCGGCGGCGACGTCGACTGGTACCTGGGCTACCTGCCGCCCGGCCCGGAGCAGCAGCGCGGCCACGGCCTGTGGACGGTGCGCCAGCTGTGCGACCTGGTCGAGGTGGTCGCCGACCGGGGCACGACCACCGTGCGCGTGCAGCTCAGCCTGCCCTGA
- a CDS encoding PP2C family protein-serine/threonine phosphatase, with product MAADRAGAPLDFAALFRAVPAACVVLDRELRIVALNDAYARATGRTAGELTGRGFFDAFPPEPGAPEPSGAEVHRRSLETVLATGLPDVLVLLRFAIPGKAGEQLEPRWWNVVNEPLADSSGKVELIIHRIDDVTEFVRAEQQQDKAPGSDGRAAPGLRSQVYMRVRELQEAHARLEESAAWTSGVALALQRTMLSAPDLEAHPEIAVRYRPALQGMNACGDWYDVVDLHDGQLGLTVGDVVGHGVAAASVMGMLRSALSAAIRVADSPSGALETLGLYARSLEGAMATTTFACRIFPVSRLLTYSNAGHPPPVLMHPDGTYELLDRATDPPLGARPEHVPRPQASTDFRTGDTLVLYTDGLIERRAEDIDVGLARLVDAVRELRGQPPEQLADSLLRAMADPTGQHDDISLLIARL from the coding sequence ATGGCGGCAGACCGCGCGGGAGCCCCGCTGGACTTCGCCGCGCTGTTCCGCGCCGTACCGGCCGCGTGCGTGGTGCTGGACCGGGAGCTGCGCATCGTCGCGCTGAACGACGCCTACGCCCGGGCCACCGGCCGCACCGCCGGTGAACTGACCGGGCGCGGCTTCTTCGACGCCTTCCCGCCCGAGCCGGGCGCCCCGGAACCGAGCGGCGCCGAGGTCCACCGCCGCTCGCTGGAAACGGTGCTCGCCACCGGCCTGCCGGACGTGCTGGTCCTGCTCCGCTTCGCCATCCCCGGGAAGGCCGGAGAACAGCTGGAGCCGCGCTGGTGGAACGTGGTGAACGAGCCGCTGGCGGACAGCTCCGGAAAGGTCGAGCTGATCATCCACCGCATCGACGACGTGACCGAGTTCGTCCGGGCGGAGCAGCAGCAGGACAAGGCGCCCGGCTCGGACGGCCGGGCGGCGCCGGGGCTGCGCTCGCAGGTCTACATGCGCGTCCGGGAACTCCAGGAGGCGCACGCCAGGCTGGAGGAGTCGGCCGCCTGGACCAGCGGCGTCGCGCTGGCCCTGCAACGCACCATGCTGTCCGCCCCGGACCTGGAGGCGCACCCGGAGATCGCGGTGCGCTACCGCCCGGCGCTGCAGGGGATGAACGCCTGCGGCGACTGGTACGACGTGGTGGACCTGCACGACGGCCAGCTCGGCCTGACCGTGGGCGACGTAGTGGGCCACGGGGTGGCCGCGGCCAGCGTCATGGGCATGCTGCGCAGCGCGCTCAGTGCGGCGATCCGGGTCGCCGACAGTCCCAGCGGGGCCCTGGAGACGCTGGGGCTGTACGCCCGCTCGCTGGAGGGCGCGATGGCCACCACCACCTTCGCCTGCCGGATCTTCCCGGTCAGCAGGCTGCTGACGTACAGCAACGCCGGCCATCCGCCGCCGGTCCTGATGCACCCGGACGGGACGTACGAGCTGCTGGACCGGGCCACCGATCCCCCGCTCGGCGCGCGCCCGGAGCACGTCCCCCGCCCCCAGGCCAGCACGGACTTCCGCACCGGCGACACGCTGGTGCTCTACACCGACGGGCTGATCGAACGCCGGGCCGAGGACATCGACGTCGGCCTGGCCCGGCTAGTGGACGCCGTACGGGAGCTGCGCGGTCAGCCCCCGGAGCAGCTGGCCGACAGCCTGCTCCGGGCCATGGCCGACCCGACCGGCCAGCACGACGACATCTCCCTGCTGATCGCCCGGCTCTGA
- a CDS encoding metallophosphoesterase: MRLLLTSDTHVPTRARHLPRPLLDAVDEADVVLHAGDWTDTATLDLLQARSRRLVAVHGNNDGPALRERLPLVARVELQGLRFGVVHETGPAQGRERRCAAQFPDVDVLVFGHSHIPWDSQAPGGLRLLNPGSPTDRRRQPFATYLTARVAEGRLTDVLLHRLPPRS, translated from the coding sequence GTGCGCCTTCTGCTGACCTCGGACACACACGTGCCGACCCGCGCCCGGCACCTGCCCCGTCCGCTGCTCGACGCGGTGGACGAGGCCGACGTCGTCCTCCACGCCGGCGACTGGACCGACACCGCCACCCTGGACCTGCTCCAGGCCAGGTCCAGGCGGCTGGTCGCGGTCCACGGCAACAACGACGGGCCGGCGCTGCGGGAGCGCCTGCCCCTGGTGGCGCGGGTCGAGCTCCAAGGCCTGCGCTTCGGCGTGGTGCACGAGACCGGCCCCGCCCAGGGCCGCGAGCGGCGCTGCGCGGCGCAGTTCCCCGACGTCGACGTCCTGGTCTTCGGGCACAGCCACATCCCCTGGGACAGTCAGGCCCCCGGCGGCCTGCGGCTGCTCAACCCCGGTTCACCGACCGACCGCCGCCGCCAGCCGTTCGCCACCTACCTGACCGCGCGCGTGGCCGAAGGCCGACTCACCGACGTCCTCCTGCACCGCCTGCCGCCCCGCTCCTGA
- a CDS encoding helix-turn-helix transcriptional regulator — protein sequence MSQNSLGPLAPTNAHDHAPGEVIDRHRHDYHQLVYVSRGVLAVQTEGGAWVACADRAVWIPADTWHEHRVYGHCSVHTLGFPAGEPPLPVAAPTIVAVDGLLRELLIASTEPGLPAPESQRLRAVLGDRLRRAHVQPLTLPVARDPRLAHACRLVADDLSRARTMAWLARSVGVGERTLTRLFRTEFGMSYPQWRTNTRVFHAMIQLAEGASVTATGQRCGWATASAFIDTFARTMGQTPGAYRAAAGLEPPTRP from the coding sequence GTGTCGCAGAACAGCCTTGGACCGCTCGCACCCACCAACGCCCACGATCATGCCCCCGGCGAGGTCATCGACCGCCACCGGCACGACTACCACCAGCTGGTGTACGTCAGCCGGGGCGTCCTCGCCGTCCAGACCGAGGGCGGGGCCTGGGTCGCCTGCGCCGACCGGGCGGTGTGGATCCCCGCGGACACCTGGCACGAGCACCGGGTCTACGGGCACTGCTCGGTGCACACCCTCGGGTTTCCGGCGGGCGAGCCGCCGCTGCCGGTCGCCGCGCCGACCATCGTGGCCGTCGACGGCCTGCTCCGCGAGCTGCTCATCGCCTCCACCGAGCCCGGCCTCCCGGCGCCCGAGTCGCAGCGGCTGCGGGCGGTGCTGGGCGATCGGCTGCGGCGCGCGCACGTCCAGCCCCTGACGCTGCCGGTGGCGCGCGACCCGCGGCTGGCCCACGCCTGCCGGCTGGTCGCCGACGACCTGAGCCGGGCCCGGACCATGGCCTGGCTGGCGCGCAGCGTCGGGGTCGGCGAGCGCACCCTCACCCGGCTCTTCCGGACCGAGTTCGGGATGAGCTACCCCCAGTGGCGCACCAACACCCGGGTCTTCCACGCCATGATCCAGCTGGCCGAGGGAGCGAGCGTCACCGCGACCGGGCAACGCTGCGGCTGGGCCACTGCCAGCGCCTTCATCGACACCTTCGCCCGCACCATGGGCCAGACCCCCGGCGCGTACCGGGCCGCAGCCGGTCTGGAGCCGCCGACCCGCCCCTGA
- a CDS encoding MFS transporter — MTTTEQPAPPQPGLAGRLRRAAVDVRPLAVPEFRRVVLGQGASLVGTMVTEVAVPVQIYAMSHSSLYVGLAGLAGFVPIVVFGLYGGAVADAVDRRQLCLWSSLVTWAVTLALLARTLWDVGSVPLVLVLVAVQGAGFAVSSSTRGAIIPRIVPPDLVPAANTLSFTVGNVSQILGPLAAGALVALPHGFAYAYGVDALLFTLSLYSTYRLPSIRPTGTPAGSGARAVLDGLRFISGSPVLLMSFAVDIAAMVLAMPNALFPEAAAARFHGGVGLLYSSVAIGSVLAGLCSGWIGRVRRQGRALTFAVLGWAVAIALAGLARTLWLAVLLLALAGAADLVSAVYRQTILQTHAPDEMRGRMQGVFTVVVSGGPRLGDLRAGAMAATTTLTLAWSGSALLCLVLVLAAALAVRPFWHYRTDR, encoded by the coding sequence GTGACGACGACCGAGCAGCCCGCGCCCCCGCAGCCGGGCCTCGCGGGCCGGCTGCGCCGCGCCGCCGTGGACGTACGCCCGCTCGCCGTCCCCGAGTTCCGGCGGGTCGTGCTCGGGCAGGGCGCGTCGCTGGTGGGGACGATGGTGACCGAGGTCGCCGTCCCGGTGCAGATCTACGCCATGTCGCACTCGTCGCTGTACGTGGGCCTGGCCGGGCTCGCCGGGTTCGTGCCCATCGTCGTCTTCGGGCTGTACGGCGGGGCCGTCGCCGACGCCGTCGACCGCCGGCAGCTGTGCCTGTGGTCGTCCCTGGTGACCTGGGCGGTGACCCTGGCCCTCCTGGCCCGGACCCTGTGGGACGTCGGATCGGTGCCGCTGGTCCTGGTCCTGGTCGCCGTCCAGGGAGCCGGCTTCGCCGTGTCCTCCTCGACCCGCGGCGCCATCATCCCGCGCATCGTGCCGCCCGACCTGGTCCCGGCCGCCAACACACTGAGCTTCACCGTCGGCAACGTCAGCCAGATCCTCGGCCCGCTCGCCGCCGGCGCCCTCGTCGCCCTGCCGCACGGCTTCGCCTACGCCTACGGCGTCGACGCCCTGCTGTTCACCCTGTCGCTGTACTCCACCTACCGGCTCCCCTCCATCAGACCGACGGGGACGCCAGCCGGTTCGGGCGCGCGCGCCGTCCTCGACGGCCTGCGCTTCATCAGCGGCAGCCCGGTGCTGCTGATGTCGTTCGCGGTGGACATCGCCGCCATGGTGCTGGCCATGCCCAACGCCCTGTTCCCCGAGGCAGCCGCGGCGCGGTTCCACGGCGGGGTCGGCCTGCTGTACTCGTCGGTCGCCATCGGCTCGGTGCTGGCCGGGCTGTGCAGCGGGTGGATCGGACGCGTGCGGCGCCAGGGCAGGGCGCTCACCTTCGCCGTGCTGGGCTGGGCGGTCGCCATCGCGCTGGCCGGTCTGGCCCGCACCCTGTGGCTCGCCGTCCTGCTGCTCGCCCTGGCCGGCGCGGCGGACCTGGTCAGCGCCGTCTACCGGCAGACGATCCTGCAGACCCACGCCCCGGACGAGATGCGGGGACGGATGCAGGGCGTCTTCACCGTCGTCGTCTCCGGCGGCCCCCGGCTGGGGGACCTCCGCGCCGGAGCCATGGCGGCCACCACCACGCTCACCCTCGCCTGGTCCGGCAGCGCCCTGCTCTGCCTGGTACTGGTCCTGGCCGCAGCCCTCGCCGTCCGGCCCTTCTGGCACTACCGCACTGATCGGTGA